The genomic segment CGCCCGGAATATACACACCCACCCGCTCAATTGGTTTTGCAACACGCCGGCAGATAACACCTTGCTGTGTTTCCACTTCAATATCATTCGAAATCTGTTTTTGATGAAACTTCGAAATATTGTGCATCGCCCGGTCTAAAGCGGCTTTTACATCGTCAGACAGATTGATTGGAATGTCACTCGGATTGATGGCTAACAGATCGAATTCAACACCATCAAATTTTTTGGTGTATTTCCGAATTGCCGAGTCTCCTTTGGTCTCAATATCATTCAGAATTGGCTGTACCTGTCCAAAGACCGACTTGAAATCCATTTTCGGCCGCCGGCAGAGAGATTCAATTTCAGATTCAGAAAGTTGGTTGTAGGTATATATTTTCATTGCATTAGTCTTGAGTTCCGAGTCTTGAGTCCTGAGAATCTAATGACTCAGGACTCAAGACTCATATCTAAAATCAAGCGATCATACTTTCAATTGGCAGCATTACAATTCCTGTGGCGCCAGCTTCTTTGAGCCGTTCCATTACATCCCAAAATGTAGATAACGGAACAACAGTATGGATAGCCACCATTCCATTATCGGCCAGTGGCATCACCGTTGGGCTTTTTAGTGAAGGTATAATTTCTTTGATTCTTTCCACCGATTCCTGTGGTGCATTCATCATAATATACCGGCTTTTAGCCGCTTTTTGATATCCTTCAATTCGCTGGAGGATTTTTTCAATAAGTTGTTGTTTGCCTTCGGAAAGAGGCTTATTCGTTTTAATAAGCTGAGTTTCAGAATCAAAAATATTAATGATCTCCTCAAGGCCGTTTGCTTTTAATGTGTTTCCGGTGGAAACGAGATCGCAGATAGCATCGGCAATTTCCAGCCGGGGTGCAATTTCAACCGATCCGGAGAGTGTAATTACTTTTACATTCACGCCCTTCTTTTCAAAAAATCGTTTGGTGATTCCGGGATAACTTGTTGCAATTTTTTTTCCGGCAAAATCTTCCGGTTTTTTGATGGCGCTGTCTTTAGGAACTGCCAGAGATAACCGGCAAACGCCGTAATTCAATCCGCGGAGGATCTCAACATCCACCTGGTCTTCCTCAACAACGTTAGCCCCGACAAAGCCAAGATCGCAAATGCCGTCTTGTACATATTCGGGAATATCGTCATCACGGATCAAGAGGAGTTCAACATCGAAATTGAGACATTTAACGAGCAGGCTTCGTTTATAATCGTCGAATTTTAAGCCAATGCCCTCCAAAAGGTTCAATGTTTTATCGGTCAGCCGTCCGCTTTTTTGAACGGCAATTCGTAGTGATGTAGTAGAATCGAGAGTTCTCATAGGTCAAAAAATGGTCTATTAATACAGAAAATTAAATTTAAAAAGATGAAGTAAAGCTGTTGCGCGAAGAAAGGGAAGTTTAATGCACAGCATGTTCGTGGCTACCATGATGGTGGCCGAAATGATAAGAGGTATGTAATTTGTTTGTCAACACGATTGTAAATTATGGATTTCAAAAATGGAATTCCAATACAATGCAAGAATAGCAGACGGTTAGTAGATTGATGAGTTAAATTCAGGCATAAAAAAAGCAGAGTATCACTTCAAAACAGCCTTTTGCTTTGATGAACACCCTGCTTATTAACTAAAAGTAAAATTTTCGGATCTACTCCTCGTCTTCGTCGAGATTAATTACGCCAAGATCGGTTGTGTCTGGCGCTGTAACATCTACATCGCTAATAATCTCATCGGAATAGCCTTCTTCTGATGGATTGATGGCGACATTATAAGAACCGGATAACAATCCAACCAATCTGAATTCGCCTTCAGCATCAGCACGGGTACCTGCAACGGTATCAGTACCGGCAATGGCATAGACCCAGGGGAGGGATTCAGCGGGTTCAATACTTCCTTCAATGGCACCGGTTTCAGCAAATGCAACTGCACGAATAACCGGTTTTAAAAGAAACTTCCCGGAATTTCCGGCTTCAATAATAGAACGGGAGGCATCGAAATCCAGCAGAAGTGTGTACACCTGTCCACCCTCTATCTCTGCATTTACATTCAGTTTTAAACCAGATTGTTGAGCACTTGGAGTATCAAGAGAATGTGTGACCCCATTTTTGACGACCTCATTATCGTCACCCAGAATAAGCCTGATCTGGCTGTACATTCCTTCATCAAGATCGGTTTCGCCAAGTACTTCAAGCTTACCATTGGTGAGATCAAGAAGGTTGACTTTTTTAGGTTCTTCGCTGATAGTAATCCAACCGTCATCGTCGTCCTCAATCTCCTCATTTTCACTGCGATGAATTCGTACCTCCTGAATATCAATCCAAACGGCTTCATAATTTCCGGGGGCATCTGTCAGATAGACTTGTAGTGTACCTCTGGTGGAATTTGAGTTTCCGTTATCGGCAACATCACATGAGGTGAGCAGAAACAGAGTAAAAAGTAGTAGTGTAGCAATTCGTGATATCATATTTCTCAGGTTTTTCATAAAATAAATTCAATTAATGAAATCAAAAAAACTTTTAAATGTTCCTGAGTTTTTTTAACTGAAAGTTTGGCATCAACTTAATCAGGCATATTGATGTGAAAGTGCCGATCCGCAAAATTCAGAAACTGTATCCAGTCATATAATTTCAGATCATGTTCTCCATTTCGAATATGGTACGCGGCATAGGGATTGTCCGTCGGGTTATTTATCGCCGGCATTCGTTCATTCAGCGGAACGGAAATCCCATAGATCTTCTCATATACCTCGGATGCATGGAGGAGCGACTCATACATTCCCTTTGGATCAGCCCACTGGTCATCCTCGGCAGCGGTGATATACAATCCTCTTGGGGCGATTGTACCCAGAAGCATATGCTGATCAAACGGCAACTCCGATTCATTTTGATTGAATGCTTCAAAATTGGGGGTAAACCAGTACGGGAACCCATTATTTATGATATCTATTGTCTCTCCGAATTTACGTTTTGAAAGTGCCGCGCCCACTGCACCGGATTCATTTGCTACAATAATACTCCATCTCTCGTCATTCGCCCCGGTCCAAAGAGCCGCTTTACCGCCTCTGGAATGTCCCACAAGCATCGACTTTTTGTGATCAATATCATCATCCGTTTCCAGGTAATCCATTACGCGCATTGCACCCCAGCCCCAGGCGGAGAGCCCCATCATTCCATCTTCCTGGCCGATTTGTTCGGGATAAAGTGTTTCGAGAAGATCTTCGGCATATGTATCAGGATCATCATCAGCCACATCTTCCACATTAAAAACCGCGGCGGCATATCCACGCTCAAGAATCGTTTCAGCCGGCCAGAAATCTTCCTTTGCTTCCCGGGTGATATCCATATTTTCAGCTCCCCGATGATTCATCAGTAATGTAACCGGTACAGGATAATCTGCATGATTCGGAATGAGAAGATTGAGCCGAATCGGTAAAGAGTTCCCATTTCTGGAGACGATAATATCCACCTCTTTTGCAGTGGCTGTGCCGTCAATCGCCGAGCTGTTTTTGCTGACCACATTGAATTCGATGGAATCAAAATGATTCGGCATTTGGCCGTATACATGCTCGGCAAACATGTTGACAATTTCTGCTCGTCGTTGATACTTCCACTCATTGATGGTTTTGACAGGTTCACCCGAGGTAGTTTCGAGAATTTTTGGCAGAGTAAAATTTGGGACGTTGGACTCATCGTAATTAGCTTCTTCCTGCGCATTAATTTGATGAGCGAATAGAAATAAAATAAAAAGTGTTAAGACGGTAATTTTCATTTATGATGGCTTATTTTTGGATTATAATTGGGTTGTTCCAGAAGTTGATCTTACTCTTTCAATTTAATACTCATGAACTTATCTGCAAATATTAAAAATATCGAAAGGTTCATGAAAAGTTATGTATTGTTTTTTGAAGGCATTATTTTCGGTGAGATAAGTCACCAACCAAAAAAAGATTATCATGAAAACCGTTGCACAACTTACCTATATACCCCTTTACACCGATCACCCGAAAGAAAAAGTACAAGACCTGATAGAGTTCGTTGCCCAACATGATGTAGAGGTCGATATCAACTACCTGTCCACGAGCGTGAAGGGGGATACAGATGTTGTTTTCGACCTGATTAGGGAAATTTACGATACCATGACTCTTGAAGATGAAGCCTTTCGTTTTCATGTGGAGCTGCTAAGCCCGACGGAAGATTAATTTCAGAGTTGAGAAATGAGACCTGAGATGTGAGAAGGCAAAACGCAAAAGTGAAAAGGCACATGTGAGACGTCATTGGGTGGAAACGACAGCGATGAAGCTGCAATTTACAATCGTAAAGATGACCTTACTCGAAATCATATTTGAGGATTGGCGAACTTCATTCAATTTGTTAGCTCCGCTTGCAATGACACATTTACTTCTCACGTTTCACTTTTGCCTTTTCACTCAAACTAAAAGAGATAACATTTCGCTGTAATGACCGTTTCGAATTTGTATATTTAAGGCTTCAGTAATTTTAGTCTTTTTCTTATTTGAATGAAGAATATTCGGAACTTTTGCATTATTGCGCACATCGATCATGGCAAATCTACGCTGGCCGATCGTCTGCTTGAACGCACC from the Balneolaceae bacterium genome contains:
- a CDS encoding DUF4382 domain-containing protein, coding for MISRIATLLLFTLFLLTSCDVADNGNSNSTRGTLQVYLTDAPGNYEAVWIDIQEVRIHRSENEEIEDDDDGWITISEEPKKVNLLDLTNGKLEVLGETDLDEGMYSQIRLILGDDNEVVKNGVTHSLDTPSAQQSGLKLNVNAEIEGGQVYTLLLDFDASRSIIEAGNSGKFLLKPVIRAVAFAETGAIEGSIEPAESLPWVYAIAGTDTVAGTRADAEGEFRLVGLLSGSYNVAINPSEEGYSDEIISDVDVTAPDTTDLGVINLDEDEE
- the hisG gene encoding ATP phosphoribosyltransferase encodes the protein MRTLDSTTSLRIAVQKSGRLTDKTLNLLEGIGLKFDDYKRSLLVKCLNFDVELLLIRDDDIPEYVQDGICDLGFVGANVVEEDQVDVEILRGLNYGVCRLSLAVPKDSAIKKPEDFAGKKIATSYPGITKRFFEKKGVNVKVITLSGSVEIAPRLEIADAICDLVSTGNTLKANGLEEIINIFDSETQLIKTNKPLSEGKQQLIEKILQRIEGYQKAAKSRYIMMNAPQESVERIKEIIPSLKSPTVMPLADNGMVAIHTVVPLSTFWDVMERLKEAGATGIVMLPIESMIA
- a CDS encoding YkoF family thiamine/hydroxymethylpyrimidine-binding protein, which codes for MKTVAQLTYIPLYTDHPKEKVQDLIEFVAQHDVEVDINYLSTSVKGDTDVVFDLIREIYDTMTLEDEAFRFHVELLSPTED